A segment of the Zingiber officinale cultivar Zhangliang chromosome 8B, Zo_v1.1, whole genome shotgun sequence genome:
CAAATTCTATCAGATTCAACTGGTCGAAAAGAAACAATATCTAACATATGCatcaaaacataattttttacagattttatgCAGTGCtgccaaaaaaaatatttgtctgtttgtgtatttttttcttttcaaatattAGCAAGTCTGTATCCAAATCATCCTATATTCTTGTTACAAGAATAAGCCATGAGACCCAACCAGTTGGGGTCAGCTACTAATTTTGGCTATTCCTGCATCTATATATTCAAGATTTTAGTTCTCAGTTAGCATAAGATGTTATAAAGGCTATCCAACATACCAAATAGAGTACCAAGCATCATAAATTAGCCAAACTGATTCACTTAAGCTTCAGTGAGAAGCTCAAATGAATAAAGAAACATAATCAACAATTCTAGCGTTACACCTGTATTCCTAGTTAATAATTTGTATCTGGTATTTGACATACAACTAATATGTTCTCATGAAAAGCTTAGTATATTGGACATATAGAGTAAACACAACCTGCAGATACAGTTATTAAGGTACATGCATATATACAAGGTTTTCTATTCCTCCTCCTAATCGCCATTTAATACTTATCAGTTTTATTCTGATTACTTGTCATTTAACCAAAGAATTATTTATGAAACTGACTTCAAAACAAATGTCAAATATTAAGGATGAGTTTTGGCTATTGTTAGTGAATACTATATCTCCTGCAGATTGATTAGGAAGATACACAAGCATAGCATAGTTATATGTGAATTGTGATGCGACATAAACATCAGCATCTACAAAGAACATCTACACAAACATACCTTGCACTTAGTCTGTCGATATAAGTTTCTCTGTTTATAGGTGACCATTTGGGAAattgatccaatacccaagagaAGGCAAACCAGATCTCGCATATGACTGATGTGAGCCACAAAGCATAGGCACTATCCACAGGGTGGGTTACTCTATAATTGAAAAAGAGCCCAAGAACTAACAATCTCATTATGATCACAGCTCTATATGGAGTCAGCTTATTGGGTGAAAGTGGAACAACTCTTGAAAAAGATTCAAAAGCCTCTAGATACCTGCACAAGGCCAAATGAAAGTGAACAATTGTAATACTGAACCAGGAATATTAGTATGCTTAAAGAGGATACAATCGTATTCCTGGGCCAGGAACGCCTTACAACTATGAGCCAATATAGAGGAATCTGACATGAGTAaccatgaaaataaaataaaataaaatagtgaACTTTGTGTTCAAGTCAGAATTTCCACTCTTATTCTTATTATAATAAATACAGCCTCATTTGTTTGCATATGTaaccatttataaaaaaaatttaacaaacaGAAAGAAACTCTACTATATCCAGTAATAGAAAACAAGTTACTATTTCTGAGGTTAACTTAATTCAATGAAATTACGTCCTTACTCTGGACTTTCCATTTGCTGTTCTATAGGAATTTCAGCTTTTTCAACCTTCTTCGCGgcctttttcttattctttttttcCATCCAACTATCCACTCTGTTTTTCCATAATGGATTCCCAGATTCACCATTTGGCTCTATACAGAGAAGGAAGCAACATCATACAAGTGAGATAATAAGAGAAATTGAAGTATCAAGTAGATATttcagcggaaaaataacaaacAGAAATCTAAGCaccaccttcaacgaaggagagaTTACTCGAGCTTCTAATATGGCTTCCATTTTCCTGTGAAAATTACTCGAGATAATAGCATATCCTAAACTATCTAAACAGATCAAAGTGGAAAAACTATCGACTCAATGTGTTAAGTTTCTTCCAAACATAAAGATGGATAAAAAAAGCTACCTCATAATCATGGAGACGGCCTGTGGCTCTCAATCTCACACCTGAATCCTCGTGATTGTCAGTCTCATCACTCACCTTCTCTGCAAAATCCAATATTTCAGTACACCAAAGAACAACGAAGTCAGATTTATTTCTCTATGACGGCCAAAAACAAAACTTTGTCAAAACGATGGACTATCTAACCTGGGGCATTGCGGGCGTAAGGTTCCCCGCAGCGAAGGCAGCAGTCGCGGCCCTCCCTGATCTCGTCCTCAAGGCAGGCGCTGCAGAGAGGGTAGTTGCATCCATGGCAAGCGACGAAAACCTCCTCCCTGGCGGAAGTGGAGAAACCCACGGACTCTCCGCAGGTGCTGCATAACGGCACCTCATTCTCCATGATCTCTCCCTAATCGAATTCCAATCTTCTGTCTCCTCGACCGCCGCCGATGTGGTGGGCGATCCTTTGCGAGGAGGAGGGATTTGTAGAGAAGCAGAGGAGTTGGAGCGTCGGCTGTCGGCATCGGCAGGTGGAAGGAGAGAATGGAAGCAAAGATTGCTGTCGAGGTGGCTGGTGGAGCTCAGCATTTCATGGGGTTGCGGCGGGAGCAAGCGACGAGCGAAGCGACGGGTAGTGGCGGTGTCACTCGCTTGGCCGGAGCGGGGTCGGTTAAGTTTGGTGCAGTGATGTTGGGCCGAATTGTTTCTCTTTTGGGCCGACCCAAACCAATTACTTTGCCTATTAAATCGATTAATGGGCCAGcccatttatttattatttaaattataaatttggaAAATTGTTACACAGTGACTCCCGTGTACGGCAAGGGCACCATGGAGTCCGCCACGAGCCGAACTCCTTGCCTCCACGCAACGTTTTGTCTCTACGCCTCCGGCGACGGACGCCGGGAGACTCCTTGGCGGACTTACGAGATCGCCCTCGTTCGCCAGATGCGTGCCGCCCCGCAGCAAGGCGGAGTTGTGGTGGAGCCTGCGCCAGGCAAGCGCGGGTCCGACCTTCAACCATCAGCCCTGCCCCACGCTCCTCCGTTCTTCTTGATGCCTTCCACTTCTCGTGAAAGTTACGGATTCACCAGGTCCCGCCTCGATTTGTCTCCacctcgattttttttttttttttgtatttcttCCCTTTTTTCTTCCGAGTTTTGCTCGTTTATAAATTGAGGTCAACAGGATGGAAATTTCAGGGCCTCATGAAAGCCTAAAGATCGAATATTGGGGAaaagcggaagaataaaaaaaactcttttttttAGAGGCcgagaagaaaagaaaattggaGAAGTAAAAAAAGAACTTTGCACGTCACAGGAAACAGAACCGGCTTCACTTCGTTTGTAGCCGGATGGCCCAGTTGCTCGCTCCGGTGCGCTCTGTCTTGGTCCTCGAATTCCCTAAGTTGCCGCCGTGTTATGGAAACCTGTGGCCGAGAGTAGCGGTCGCGGTCGCGCAGAATTCCACACCTAGTCGTCGTCGCCGGAGCTgtcagaaggagaagagggatttCAGGATCGCTGCGACGACGGTTGGGGGTTTCCCATGGCGCGATGACGTTGCCGATGACTACTACACTGTTCTCGGGCTGGTAAGTCCCTTTTTCCTATGGATCATCCTGGTTCATGAACCCATCCATGAATTATGGTTGGTAAAAATGTTCAGTATTGCTATTGGTATAGATTAAAAGTTAATATGTATGATAAAGATCTTGCATCCTGCACTTCGATCCTAATTCCGAAACATAGATTGATCATGACAACTTTGTTCTTCAACTTGTCTTCTTCATCCAGCCATCACCCATAGATTGATCCTGAGCCATCCTACAACCTCTATGAAGGCTAAAAATGCACTTTGATGTTCCTTCTACATATCAAAGTTAGACTAGAGGCTACCAATTTTAAGATTAGTGTGCAACAGATTGAAGAAAGTAATAGCAAGATGCAGAAATTAGTTATATGGCTTAAAGTTGCTTCTTGTGGAGAAGTTAGATTTGTATGCTTATTACCATCAATCTAAATTTAAAGATAGCTTGTACCTTaggtttgatgatgatgatgattaaatGTCCTGGTTCTGATGTATTATACCACTACCAGCTTCCAGATGCCACCTCTCAGCAGATTAAGAAAGCTTATTATGATTGTATGAAATCATGCCATCCGGACTTGAGTGGGAACGATCCAGATATTACTAGCTTCTGCATATTCATTAATGAGGTTTATTCGGTAAGTTTTTTTCAAAATGGATTTTTTAAGTCTGGTTTTACAATCTCACATATATTGGAAAACTGATTATTCAGTGAATTAATGTGACCGGAAAGAACAGGTGCTTAGTGATCCTGTGCAGCGTATGGTATATGATGAAATTCATGGATATGCCCCAACGGCTATGAATCCTTTCTTGGATGATAGTGCACCAAAAGATCATGCATTTGTCGATGAGTTTTGTTGCATAGGTATGTCGAGTTTCCGTCTCATCATGACTTCATAGTGCATATATTGTATACTTATTTACAGCTCTTTGAGCTCATAGAATCTGAATTTACTTACAATAAGAACTTGATTTGCCAGTTATGTATACCTTAACTGTCATGCACTTGCGAAATTCTGATTTGAAGTAGCACTTGTCTTTGATGTTTGCTTTCCTTGTATGATCAGGGTGCAAAAATTGTGCTAATGTGGCCCCGGATGTATTCCAAATAGAGGAAGACTTTGGCCGTGCTAGAGTTTGCAGCCAATCAGGGAATCCTAACTTGGTTCAAGAAGCAATTGATTCCTGGTGAGTTATCATACTGGAAACTCATCAACTATTTGATCGACTTGATTTCACTTATTGTAAATGCAAACTGGGAATGTAGATATTTATAGTGTTTGATATCTAAGAGTACAGCTTGCCTTGTATGTTTTATCAGCTATGCTAACTCATGTAGTTTGAGCATCAAACCCTTTTGCTCCATGCTACGACACTGATGGACATGTTGTCACCCCTCATTGAGTTCATGAATCATATATATAGATTATGTATATGTGTGTTTCCATTTTGTGACTTGCTAGCCTAATTTAACCGCCATCTCAGTTGCTTATGTTGTTGATTTATATTTCAGCCCGGTCAATTGCATCCACTGGACATCTGCTGCACAGCTTTCTCTCCTCGAAGATGAAATGCGTAGGGTTGAGAGAATAAATGTAAGATAAGACGATTTTTCATCTTACAACTAATGATTTTTGGTTTGATACATTCATAATTTTCTCATAATCTGTTTTATAAATTCTTATCCATCATGGCTGGAAAAGTTAATCGATTTGTGATTTCTCGTGTAAAGAGGATTTGGTAGATTATGGTGACCTAGAATGTCGCTGCAATATGTTAAACTATTCTTAGTCTTTGCTAATTTCCACTTAGAACCACCTCAGTCATTGTCACATTCAATAGTCGTTTTTGGTGTTTGTTTGGCAGTGAACATTTAACTTCAATGAGATTGTCAGAAAACATGCCGATATTAATTATTTACTCAAACTGATGACAAAGTTGTTTCAATTTGAGCAGGTTGGACTAATGCTTGCTGGAATGGGGAGAGCAT
Coding sequences within it:
- the LOC122017427 gene encoding chaperone protein dnaJ C76, chloroplastic-like, producing MAQLLAPVRSVLVLEFPKLPPCYGNLWPRVAVAVAQNSTPSRRRRSCQKEKRDFRIAATTVGGFPWRDDVADDYYTVLGLLPDATSQQIKKAYYDCMKSCHPDLSGNDPDITSFCIFINEVYSVLSDPVQRMVYDEIHGYAPTAMNPFLDDSAPKDHAFVDEFCCIGCKNCANVAPDVFQIEEDFGRARVCSQSGNPNLVQEAIDSCPVNCIHWTSAAQLSLLEDEMRRVERINVGLMLAGMGRASINVFRMASSRWEKRQAKVLEKAKMRMMKQKDSNKAGSWSNVWGSPQNYESTEEEVKEKAKRSAAAARRWREYSRNRTDRPSTFKLPEAMSRKE